Proteins encoded together in one Mus pahari chromosome 9, PAHARI_EIJ_v1.1, whole genome shotgun sequence window:
- the Zwint gene encoding LOW QUALITY PROTEIN: ZW10 interactor (The sequence of the model RefSeq protein was modified relative to this genomic sequence to represent the inferred CDS: inserted 1 base in 1 codon): MADAEKNAVAEKNAVATKEVLAEAAAVLEPVGLQEEAELPAKIMEEFMRNSRKKDKLLCSQLQVVNFLQTFLAQEDNPDQNPDALASEDDSRQKATETKEQWKDMKATYMDHVDTIKCALSEALPQVKEAHRKYTELQKAFEQLEAKKRVLEEKLQLAQKQWVLQQKRLQNLTKISAEVKRRRKRALEKLDGSHQELETLKQQAGQEQEKLRRXQSYLQPLCSLQNKLAISEGKAEDKDVKGRALPAKSKSP; the protein is encoded by the exons ATGGCGGACGCGGAGAAAAACGCTGTTGCGGAGAAAAACGCTGTTGCGACCAAAGA GGTTCTGGCGGAGGCAGCAGCTGTTCTAGAACCTGTAGGCTTGCAGGAAGAAGCAGAGCTGCCTGCTAAGATCATGGAGGAGTTTATGAGG AACTCGCGGAAGAAAGACAAGCTGCTTTGTAGCCAGCTTCAAGTAGTGAACTTCTTACAGACTTTTCTGGCTCAGGAGGATAACCCTGACCAGAACCCAGATGCGTTGGCTTCTGAAGATGACAGTC GACAAAAGGCAACTGAAACTAAGGAGCAGTGGAAGGACATGAAGGCCACATACATGGATCATGTGGATACCATAAAATGTGCCCTGTCTGAGGCCTTACCTCAGGTTAAAGAGGCTCACAGGAAGTACACAGAGCTTCAGAAGGCTTTTGAGCAACTCGAGGCTAAG AAGCGAGTCCTTGAGGAGAAACTTCAGCTAGCTCAGAAGCAGTGGGTGCTGCAACAG AAGCGTTTGCAGAATCTGACAAAGATTTCTGCAGAGGTCAAGAGGCGCCGGAAGAGGGCTCTGGAGAAGCTTGACGGATCCCACCAGGAACTGGAAACCTTGAAGCAGcaagcaggacaggaacaggAGAAGCTGCGGA ACCAGAGCTACCTCCAGCCACTGTGTTCCCTGCAGAATAAGCTGGCCATCTCTGAGGGCAAGGCTGAGGACAAAGATGTCAAAGGGCGAGCCCTTCCAGCCAAATCCAAATCTCCTTAA